The following are encoded together in the Acinetobacter radioresistens DSM 6976 = NBRC 102413 = CIP 103788 genome:
- a CDS encoding glutathione S-transferase N-terminal domain-containing protein: MVNHQTKVIQALVSSFTEGGRGVSGTPHPHQPEKPLKLYEFEASPFCRRVREVLTLLNLDVEIYPCPRNGTRFRPIVQKEGGKLQFPFLIDENTGDKLYESEQIIAHLFKYYGRNGRVPKAYQNYPKIPYVAIVGTLVNGLRGAFSKVNTGDAPEQLLELWSFEGSPYSRVVRSVLSELEIPYILHNVAKERWQDMGPAKLRLKPGKYVPVSGGKREQVMQVMGRDIQVPYMIDPNTNTKMFESAKIVRYLQEQYGG, encoded by the coding sequence ATGGTGAATCATCAAACTAAAGTAATTCAGGCGCTGGTTTCTAGTTTTACAGAAGGTGGAAGAGGTGTATCGGGAACGCCCCATCCTCATCAGCCCGAAAAACCACTCAAGCTTTATGAGTTTGAAGCTTCACCATTTTGCCGTCGTGTACGGGAAGTATTGACACTTTTAAATCTGGATGTGGAAATCTACCCTTGTCCACGTAATGGTACCCGTTTCAGGCCCATAGTCCAAAAAGAGGGCGGTAAACTGCAATTTCCTTTTCTGATTGATGAAAACACCGGCGACAAACTGTATGAATCGGAGCAGATTATTGCTCACTTATTCAAGTACTATGGCAGGAATGGGCGAGTACCTAAAGCCTATCAGAATTATCCGAAAATACCTTATGTTGCTATTGTGGGAACTCTTGTTAATGGGTTAAGAGGTGCTTTTTCTAAGGTCAATACAGGTGATGCGCCTGAGCAATTACTAGAATTATGGAGTTTTGAAGGCAGCCCTTATTCACGCGTAGTTCGTAGCGTACTGAGTGAGCTGGAAATTCCATATATTTTGCATAATGTTGCCAAGGAACGCTGGCAAGATATGGGGCCAGCAAAATTAAGACTTAAGCCAGGCAAGTATGTGCCTGTTTCTGGTGGGAAACGTGAGCAAGTCATGCAGGTGATGGGGCGAGATATTCAGGTCCCTTATATGATAGATCCAAATACTAATACAAAGATGTTTGAATCAGCAAAAATTGTTCGTTATCTTCAAGAGCAGTACGGTGGCTAA
- the rpsT gene encoding 30S ribosomal protein S20, which produces MANSAQAKKRARQNVTARKHNASLRSMVRTYIKRTLSAIAAGDYAVATEAYKKAVPVIDRMADKGIIHKNKAARHKSRLNTQVKALASN; this is translated from the coding sequence GTGGCAAACTCTGCTCAGGCAAAAAAACGTGCGCGTCAAAATGTTACAGCGCGCAAACACAACGCGAGCTTGCGTTCTATGGTTCGTACCTACATCAAGCGTACTTTAAGTGCAATTGCTGCTGGTGATTATGCAGTAGCTACAGAAGCTTATAAAAAAGCTGTTCCTGTAATCGACCGTATGGCTGATAAAGGCATCATCCATAAAAATAAAGCAGCTCGTCATAAGAGCCGCTTAAACACTCAAGTTAAAGCTCTAGCTTCTAACTAA
- a CDS encoding NAD(P)H-binding protein: MTENIKSAIVIGATGLVGRELVRELHQLAECERITVAVRQEDAEYKQMSKVEQLVVSDFFMLNDEDVSGHTHAFSCLGTTIKKAGSKQAFYNTDFGINAHFAELVQDDVLHFLLVSAMGAASESIFFYNRVKGELEDYIQSMDMNRISFIRPSLLLGERQESRILEDLSQNLFRTVEKYIPGNFKYKPVTARQVAHTMVKAAQNQTEKYKVYDNLAIQNMP; encoded by the coding sequence ATGACTGAAAATATCAAAAGTGCCATCGTAATTGGAGCAACAGGGCTAGTTGGACGAGAGCTAGTTCGAGAATTACATCAACTGGCTGAATGTGAACGCATTACTGTAGCAGTGCGGCAAGAAGATGCCGAATATAAGCAAATGTCTAAAGTAGAGCAGTTGGTCGTATCTGACTTTTTTATGTTAAATGATGAGGATGTAAGTGGCCATACTCATGCATTTAGCTGTCTTGGCACTACCATCAAAAAAGCAGGTTCTAAACAGGCATTTTATAATACTGATTTCGGCATTAATGCGCATTTTGCTGAGCTGGTTCAGGATGATGTGCTACATTTCCTCTTGGTAAGTGCAATGGGTGCAGCATCTGAATCTATATTTTTTTATAACCGGGTTAAAGGTGAGCTTGAAGATTATATCCAAAGCATGGATATGAACCGGATATCATTTATAAGGCCTTCGCTATTGCTCGGAGAGCGTCAGGAAAGCCGTATTCTGGAGGATTTAAGCCAGAACCTGTTTCGTACAGTTGAAAAATATATTCCTGGTAATTTTAAATACAAACCTGTGACAGCTCGGCAAGTAGCTCATACTATGGTCAAGGCAGCGCAAAATCAGACTGAAAAATATAAAGTTTATGATAATTTAGCTATACAGAATATGCCGTAA
- a CDS encoding HIT domain-containing protein: MFSLHPQLAQDTFFVGDFPLSTCRLMNDMQFPWLILVPRVPGITELYELSQADQEQFLRESSWLSSQLARVFRADKMNVAALGNMVPQLHFHHVVRYQNDVAWPKPVWGTPAVPYTNDVLAHMRQTLMLALRGQGDMPFDWRMD, from the coding sequence ATGTTTAGTTTGCATCCACAACTTGCTCAAGATACTTTTTTTGTTGGCGATTTTCCGCTTTCAACATGTCGTCTGATGAATGATATGCAATTCCCGTGGCTTATCCTTGTGCCACGTGTACCTGGCATTACTGAATTATACGAACTTAGCCAAGCTGACCAAGAACAATTCTTACGCGAATCAAGCTGGCTATCAAGTCAGCTTGCCCGTGTGTTCCGGGCAGATAAAATGAATGTAGCTGCTTTGGGCAATATGGTTCCACAATTGCATTTCCATCATGTTGTTCGCTATCAGAATGATGTTGCATGGCCTAAACCTGTATGGGGTACACCTGCTGTACCTTATACCAATGATGTTCTGGCACATATGCGTCAGACATTAATGCTGGCGCTGCGTGGTCAGGGTGATATGCCGTTTGATTGGCGTATGGATTAG
- the rraA gene encoding ribonuclease E activity regulator RraA codes for MNTEFVTCDLLDNNPDKELQVMCPSIDGKYFKSYGLRKTFGGQVVTVKCFEDNSRVKELLATDGTGKVLVVDGGASMRCALMGDMIAESAVKNHWNGVIIYGCIRDVDAIAELDLGVHALAAIPQKSNRKGIGEVDVTLYFGGVTIHAGDYIYADNNGIVISKEKLVEA; via the coding sequence ATGAATACAGAATTCGTAACCTGTGACCTGCTAGATAATAATCCTGATAAAGAACTACAAGTAATGTGTCCATCAATTGATGGTAAATACTTTAAAAGTTACGGGTTGCGTAAAACCTTTGGTGGACAAGTGGTTACAGTAAAATGTTTCGAAGACAACTCAAGGGTGAAAGAGCTTCTTGCTACAGATGGAACGGGTAAAGTACTGGTAGTAGATGGCGGTGCTTCCATGCGATGTGCACTTATGGGTGACATGATTGCTGAATCAGCTGTAAAGAATCACTGGAATGGCGTAATTATTTATGGCTGTATACGTGATGTTGATGCAATTGCAGAGCTGGATCTGGGGGTACATGCATTGGCTGCCATTCCACAAAAAAGTAACCGTAAAGGCATTGGCGAAGTTGATGTAACTTTGTATTTTGGTGGAGTGACTATTCATGCCGGTGATTATATTTATGCCGATAATAATGGTATTGTCATATCGAAAGAAAAGCTTGTAGAAGCATAA
- the hscB gene encoding Fe-S protein assembly co-chaperone HscB, with protein sequence MNHFELFNLPVALDIDLAILKNQFLKLQQQYHPDKATDKDQALIKSSEINQAYKILSQVDSRAAYLLALKKQDYHLDQSINDFEFLQSALEIREQLDEVTDTEQLQTLKEEVRQWIDGLVREFKIDYQQEDWAEARDTVRKLRFFQKVLNDIDKAEDQLLDDDSFDLDDDY encoded by the coding sequence ATGAATCACTTTGAGTTGTTCAATCTTCCTGTAGCACTCGATATTGATTTGGCAATTTTAAAAAATCAGTTTTTAAAATTGCAGCAACAATATCATCCAGATAAAGCCACAGATAAAGACCAAGCACTGATCAAATCAAGTGAAATTAATCAGGCATACAAAATTTTATCACAGGTTGATAGCCGTGCAGCCTATTTGCTGGCCTTAAAAAAGCAGGACTATCATCTTGACCAATCTATTAATGATTTTGAATTCTTGCAGTCAGCTCTGGAAATTCGAGAACAGCTAGATGAAGTTACCGATACTGAGCAGCTTCAAACACTTAAAGAAGAAGTCAGACAATGGATAGATGGACTGGTCCGTGAATTCAAGATTGATTATCAGCAAGAAGACTGGGCTGAAGCACGTGATACCGTGCGTAAATTGCGTTTCTTTCAGAAAGTTTTGAATGACATTGATAAAGCTGAAGACCAGTTATTAGATGATGACAGCTTTGATTTAGATGATGACTATTAA
- the mfd gene encoding transcription-repair coupling factor: MFQKEISQLNLKQLKAGEKRWVGSLLGSSAALLLKEIAEQSRQLLVLVAKNNQHVAQLESELEFYGIKPIIFPDWEILPYDRLSPHQDIVSERLAILSNMPQQGILLLSASTLAQRVAPTSWILGEHFDIRVGQKFDLEQQKLRLVQAGYLLVDTVYDHGEFAVRGSIMDIYASGQEAPIRIDLFDDEIDSLKFFDPETQRTTSNLTQFKVLPAKEFPLKDGRSTFRDRYAESFPTANPKKNPIYQDVMEGIASPGIDFYLPLFFSKQSIQTQGMLSAYLPQHSIVITDRDLDECLITFWKDVNRRYEDRRHNADQPILPPEDLFLKPNALLELLNHFPRIIASSEQFEEKAGVINMAVSEPPRLPVNPKHEKPFHQVKEYIDNAQHPVLLVTESAGRRESLRDALRSTLGDIPTVANFNIFQNDQYKIAITTAPLERGLIINDQLTVISENQLYEHRVVQRRRKRQQEVSEEFLIRSLTELSIGAPVVHIDHGVGRYAGLVTLSIDDQEYEFLQLDYAEGAKVYVPVTNLHLISRYSGGDPDLAPLHKIGSDAWNKAKRKALEQIHDVAAELLHIQARRHAKPGFAFEIDQSLYMQFASGFAYEETLDQANAIEATLYDMQKAEPMDRLVCGDVGFGKTEVAMRAAFVAVQNNKQVAVLVPTTLLAQQHYESFKDRFADWPVRIEVLSRFGSNKAHVKNIQDLADGKVDIVIGTHKLLQENVQFKDLGLMIVDEEHRFGVRDKERIKAMRADVDMLTLTATPIPRTLNMAFSGMRDLSIIATPPARRLAVKTFVQEHTDASIKEAILRELLRGGQVYFLHNEVDSIERTAENIRALVPEARVAVAHGQMRERELEQVMQQFYHKQYNVLVCSTIIETGIDVPNANTIIIERADKLGLAQLHQLRGRVGRSHHQAYAYLLVPSIKALKGDAEKRLDAIQRASNLGAGFMLATEDLEIRGAGELLGEQQSGSMQAIGYSLYMEMLEKATKAIQQGKTPNFDAPLSLTAEINLHMPALIPDEYLGDVHQRLLFYKRISNADTQDKLDNIRMELVDRFGLAPQPVKQLFSVHQIRLKAEQLGITKVDIGSHGGSIEFSPDTAVQAISIIQLMQKQPTHFRMEGGQRLKVLVMLEEYEQRIEFILKLLDQLTADLNR, translated from the coding sequence ATGTTCCAGAAAGAAATCTCTCAACTTAATTTAAAACAATTGAAGGCAGGTGAAAAGCGCTGGGTAGGCTCTTTACTTGGTTCTTCAGCCGCACTATTGCTTAAAGAAATTGCTGAACAATCACGGCAATTATTAGTCTTGGTGGCTAAAAATAACCAGCATGTAGCCCAGCTCGAGAGTGAGCTGGAGTTCTACGGTATAAAACCGATTATTTTCCCGGATTGGGAAATCCTGCCTTATGACCGGTTATCTCCCCATCAGGATATTGTCTCGGAGCGCCTGGCTATACTTTCTAATATGCCTCAGCAGGGCATATTACTACTTTCAGCCTCTACATTGGCACAGCGAGTTGCTCCAACTTCCTGGATATTAGGCGAGCATTTCGATATACGTGTCGGTCAAAAATTTGATCTTGAACAGCAGAAACTACGTCTGGTACAGGCTGGTTATCTTTTAGTAGATACAGTTTACGATCATGGAGAGTTCGCGGTACGCGGTAGTATTATGGATATCTATGCTTCGGGTCAGGAGGCACCCATCCGTATAGATCTGTTTGATGATGAAATTGATAGCCTTAAATTTTTTGATCCGGAAACTCAGAGAACAACAAGTAATTTAACTCAATTCAAGGTTCTACCAGCAAAAGAGTTTCCGTTAAAGGACGGACGTTCTACCTTCCGTGACCGTTATGCTGAGAGCTTTCCGACTGCCAATCCAAAAAAGAATCCTATTTATCAGGATGTCATGGAAGGTATTGCATCACCGGGTATTGATTTCTATCTGCCATTATTCTTTAGTAAACAGTCAATTCAAACTCAAGGCATGCTATCGGCATACTTACCTCAGCATTCCATTGTCATTACAGATAGGGATTTAGATGAATGTTTGATCACCTTCTGGAAGGATGTTAATCGTCGTTATGAAGATCGACGTCATAATGCAGACCAGCCTATTCTGCCACCAGAAGATTTATTCTTAAAACCGAATGCTTTACTTGAGTTACTCAATCATTTTCCCCGAATTATTGCATCATCTGAACAATTTGAAGAAAAGGCGGGTGTGATAAATATGGCGGTTTCAGAGCCGCCCCGGCTTCCGGTTAATCCTAAACATGAAAAACCATTTCATCAGGTTAAAGAATATATCGATAACGCTCAGCATCCAGTTTTACTGGTAACTGAAAGTGCAGGACGTCGCGAAAGTTTACGTGATGCCTTACGCTCGACTCTGGGTGATATTCCTACTGTTGCAAATTTCAATATTTTTCAGAATGATCAGTATAAAATTGCAATTACTACTGCTCCACTTGAGCGTGGATTAATCATTAATGATCAGCTGACCGTTATTTCTGAAAATCAGTTGTATGAGCACCGGGTAGTTCAGCGACGTCGTAAGCGTCAACAGGAAGTTTCTGAAGAATTTTTAATTCGTAGTCTGACTGAACTGAGCATTGGTGCACCTGTTGTACATATTGACCATGGTGTAGGACGTTATGCAGGGCTGGTTACCTTAAGTATTGATGATCAGGAGTATGAGTTTCTGCAGCTGGATTATGCAGAAGGTGCGAAAGTATACGTGCCCGTTACTAACTTGCATCTTATTAGCCGTTATAGTGGCGGTGACCCGGATTTGGCTCCGCTACATAAGATTGGTAGTGATGCCTGGAACAAGGCTAAACGGAAAGCACTTGAGCAAATTCATGATGTGGCTGCAGAACTCCTGCATATTCAGGCCCGCCGTCATGCCAAGCCCGGATTTGCTTTTGAAATAGATCAGAGTCTGTATATGCAGTTTGCCAGTGGTTTTGCTTATGAAGAAACCCTGGATCAGGCAAATGCTATTGAAGCGACATTATATGATATGCAAAAAGCTGAGCCTATGGACCGGCTGGTCTGTGGTGATGTAGGCTTTGGTAAAACCGAAGTGGCAATGCGTGCCGCTTTTGTAGCAGTACAGAATAATAAACAGGTCGCGGTACTGGTACCGACAACTCTGTTAGCCCAGCAACACTATGAATCATTCAAAGACCGTTTTGCAGACTGGCCGGTTCGTATTGAAGTGCTATCTCGTTTTGGTTCAAACAAGGCCCATGTAAAAAATATTCAGGATCTTGCAGACGGTAAAGTCGATATTGTAATTGGGACTCATAAACTTTTACAGGAAAATGTACAGTTTAAAGATCTGGGACTAATGATTGTCGATGAAGAACACCGTTTCGGGGTGCGTGATAAAGAGCGTATTAAAGCAATGCGTGCAGATGTCGATATGCTTACTCTGACAGCAACACCGATTCCACGTACATTAAATATGGCATTTTCAGGCATGCGTGACCTGTCGATTATTGCCACTCCACCAGCACGCCGTCTGGCTGTAAAGACATTTGTACAGGAGCATACTGATGCTTCTATCAAAGAGGCTATTTTGCGGGAATTACTTCGCGGTGGTCAGGTATATTTCCTTCATAATGAAGTCGACAGTATTGAACGTACTGCAGAGAATATCCGTGCACTTGTTCCTGAAGCACGAGTTGCCGTTGCACATGGACAAATGCGTGAACGTGAACTCGAGCAGGTAATGCAACAGTTTTATCACAAACAGTATAATGTGCTGGTTTGCTCGACCATTATTGAAACTGGTATTGATGTCCCTAATGCAAATACTATTATTATTGAACGGGCAGATAAATTAGGTTTGGCACAATTACATCAATTACGTGGGCGTGTTGGGCGCTCCCATCATCAGGCTTATGCCTACTTGCTGGTACCTTCGATTAAAGCTTTAAAAGGTGATGCAGAGAAACGTTTAGATGCCATTCAACGTGCTTCTAATCTGGGCGCCGGTTTTATGCTTGCTACAGAAGATCTTGAAATCCGTGGGGCAGGTGAACTGTTAGGTGAGCAGCAAAGTGGTTCTATGCAGGCTATTGGCTATAGTCTATATATGGAAATGCTTGAAAAAGCGACCAAAGCAATTCAGCAGGGCAAGACCCCAAATTTTGATGCTCCGCTTTCCTTAACTGCAGAGATTAACCTGCACATGCCAGCACTCATTCCAGATGAATATTTAGGGGATGTACACCAGCGGCTCTTGTTTTACAAGCGTATCAGTAATGCCGATACACAAGATAAGCTCGATAATATTCGTATGGAGCTAGTTGACCGTTTCGGTCTTGCACCGCAACCAGTCAAACAGTTATTCAGTGTGCATCAGATTCGTCTGAAAGCGGAACAACTTGGAATTACCAAGGTGGATATTGGAAGTCACGGGGGAAGTATCGAATTTTCACCTGATACAGCTGTTCAGGCGATCAGTATTATCCAGCTTATGCAAAAACAGCCGACTCACTTTCGCATGGAGGGTGGGCAACGCTTAAAGGTGCTGGTCATGCTAGAAGAGTATGAACAAAGAATTGAGTTTATTTTGAAACTTCTTGACCAGTTAACTGCAGACTTAAATCGCTAA
- a CDS encoding adenylate/guanylate cyclase domain-containing protein: protein MSLNRVTGKQHPLHFEFIHRLIGYLMLSLTVVIYYFTAPETNYQIYLPFAFLGILLVSRRLERWLKYRFDYKIKRNILFLLDVIVVATTLAAVHLSLTLTFLAIFGLVYTSINNKISFLMASVAALLSIIIFYFHSLFVFGTLQYFEVTSPELTVIGLLCLIIFINLGNYYQNQHIQKLDQQRLYYFEQMNRYIEFANQLSRYAPLQLCQQIMNGEVEAKIEYKRKKMTIFFSDIQGFTELSETLIPDDLAFLLNEYLSHMTDIAKQYGATVDKFMGDAILIFFGDPDSQGVEQDAKTCIEMAIAMRQQMKLLRERWKKMGYPALHIRMGISTGYCHVGNYGAAHRMAYTIVGRDANLAARLQYAAEIDEILIADETYKLIRSEFLCIPKTPIYLKGFQEPVRTWQVMEKFSVHRLEHQQWFDYEYKGFHLILNLEEVENFEYSELVEVLEQMIERIRTQQKLTNSHGVAKLNLADEIKPVEQEHVNTSNRKNFNDMKVDQF from the coding sequence GTGTCGCTAAACCGTGTAACAGGAAAGCAGCATCCTTTACATTTCGAGTTTATACATCGATTAATTGGTTATCTCATGCTGTCTTTGACAGTGGTGATCTATTATTTCACCGCTCCAGAGACCAATTATCAAATTTATCTTCCATTTGCTTTTTTGGGGATTTTACTAGTAAGCCGGCGCCTAGAGCGTTGGTTGAAGTACCGCTTTGACTATAAAATAAAAAGAAATATATTATTCTTACTAGATGTGATTGTTGTGGCCACTACATTGGCTGCTGTACACCTGAGCTTGACCCTTACTTTTCTAGCTATCTTTGGTCTGGTTTACACATCAATCAATAATAAAATTTCTTTTTTGATGGCTTCGGTTGCTGCCTTACTGAGCATAATTATTTTTTATTTTCATAGCCTGTTTGTCTTTGGCACTCTCCAGTACTTTGAAGTTACTTCACCAGAACTGACAGTCATCGGTTTATTATGCCTCATCATTTTTATTAATTTAGGTAATTATTATCAGAATCAGCATATTCAAAAGCTCGATCAGCAGCGTCTTTACTATTTTGAACAAATGAACCGTTATATTGAGTTTGCAAATCAGTTAAGCCGCTATGCTCCTTTACAGCTCTGTCAGCAGATTATGAATGGTGAAGTAGAGGCTAAAATTGAATACAAACGAAAAAAAATGACAATCTTTTTTTCAGATATCCAAGGATTTACTGAACTTTCTGAGACTCTGATTCCTGATGATCTGGCATTTTTATTAAATGAATATCTGAGCCATATGACAGATATCGCCAAGCAATATGGCGCTACCGTTGATAAATTTATGGGTGATGCCATACTGATTTTCTTTGGTGATCCAGATAGTCAAGGCGTAGAGCAGGACGCGAAAACTTGTATCGAAATGGCAATTGCTATGCGCCAGCAGATGAAGTTATTACGTGAACGTTGGAAAAAAATGGGATATCCGGCGTTACATATCCGTATGGGGATCAGTACAGGATATTGCCATGTGGGTAATTATGGTGCTGCTCATCGTATGGCTTATACGATTGTGGGTCGAGATGCTAATTTGGCTGCACGTCTACAATATGCCGCCGAGATTGACGAGATCCTGATTGCGGATGAAACTTATAAACTGATCAGAAGTGAATTTCTGTGTATTCCTAAAACACCTATTTATTTAAAGGGATTTCAGGAACCTGTCCGTACTTGGCAAGTTATGGAAAAATTCTCGGTACATCGGCTTGAGCATCAGCAATGGTTTGATTATGAATATAAAGGATTTCATCTGATTCTTAATCTGGAAGAAGTAGAAAACTTTGAATATAGTGAGCTGGTGGAAGTACTGGAGCAAATGATTGAGCGCATCCGTACCCAGCAAAAATTAACGAATTCTCATGGCGTAGCTAAGCTTAATCTGGCTGATGAAATCAAGCCGGTCGAGCAAGAACATGTGAATACCTCAAATCGTAAAAATTTTAATGATATGAAGGTTGATCAGTTTTAA
- the fdx gene encoding ISC system 2Fe-2S type ferredoxin: protein MPRIKVLPHAQICPEGAEFEVEHNANLCESLLKNGIKIEHACDMSCACTTCHVIVRQGFDSLKEMNDVEADLLDRAWGLEPDSRLSCQVKVVEEDLEIEIPKYTINHASENH from the coding sequence ATGCCACGTATTAAAGTTCTTCCGCATGCGCAAATTTGCCCAGAAGGTGCCGAGTTTGAAGTTGAACACAATGCCAATCTCTGTGAAAGCCTATTGAAAAATGGCATCAAAATTGAACATGCCTGTGATATGTCCTGTGCCTGTACGACTTGCCATGTCATTGTACGGCAGGGGTTCGACAGCCTTAAAGAAATGAATGATGTAGAAGCAGATCTACTAGACCGTGCTTGGGGGCTAGAGCCTGACTCTCGACTTTCCTGTCAGGTAAAAGTGGTAGAGGAAGATCTGGAAATTGAGATACCTAAATACACTATTAACCACGCTTCTGAAAATCACTAA
- the hscA gene encoding Fe-S protein assembly chaperone HscA codes for MALLQIAEPGQSSAPHEHRIAIGIDLGTTHSLVATVLSGKTKVLNDEQGRVLLPSIVHYGLDSTHYGEEAKPFVTSDSKNTIISVKRFMGRSQTDIKFQHPYTLVGEASQMPAFETVQGHKTPVEISADILKQLKSRAEVSLQNPVNGAVITVPAYFDEAQRQATRDAAQLAGLNVLRLLNEPTAAAVAYGLDQATNLATDRNYVIYDLGGGTFDVSILRFSQGVFEVLATGGHTALGGDDLDRLIVKWAKKELNIETFNDQEYAQVLFAARRAKEALTNADSTMLTILDHTLQLDRPTFESIIKVALDKTISVCKRVLRDAKLELSDIQNVVLVGGSTRSYAVQRAVAEVFNQEPLCTINPDEVVAIGAAITANQLIGNTQEGSLLLDVTPLSLGLETMGGLVERLIGRNTPIPVARRQEFTTYQDGQTAMLIHVVQGERDLVEHCRSLGRFVLHGIPPMTAGQARIEVTFQVDADGLLTVSAKETTSGVNAKIDIKPSYGLSEADTERLLLEGFKYAEEDKDLRHLQETKVEAQRELEALEQALKVDAELLSKDQLTELQAAKNALKGQLEQNDIHSIEQAVKQLKVHSDTFAALRMNQHIDHALKGTKLDDWSNSN; via the coding sequence ATGGCTCTCTTGCAAATTGCTGAACCGGGTCAATCAAGTGCGCCACATGAACACCGTATTGCAATCGGAATTGACTTAGGAACCACGCACTCGCTTGTCGCGACCGTATTATCAGGAAAAACCAAAGTACTGAATGACGAACAAGGTCGTGTATTACTCCCATCTATTGTGCATTACGGCTTAGATTCGACTCACTATGGCGAAGAGGCCAAGCCTTTTGTTACTAGTGACTCCAAAAACACCATTATTTCTGTTAAGCGCTTCATGGGACGCTCACAGACAGATATTAAATTTCAGCACCCATACACATTAGTGGGTGAAGCCAGTCAGATGCCTGCCTTTGAAACTGTACAAGGCCATAAAACTCCTGTTGAAATTTCTGCTGATATTTTAAAGCAATTAAAGAGCCGTGCCGAAGTAAGCTTACAAAATCCGGTAAATGGTGCAGTCATTACCGTACCGGCCTATTTCGATGAAGCTCAACGTCAGGCTACCCGTGATGCAGCTCAGCTTGCCGGACTTAATGTCTTACGTCTATTAAATGAGCCTACAGCAGCAGCTGTAGCTTATGGTTTAGATCAGGCAACCAATCTTGCAACTGATCGTAACTATGTGATTTATGACCTAGGTGGCGGCACTTTTGACGTTTCAATTTTACGTTTCAGTCAAGGTGTATTTGAAGTTCTGGCTACTGGAGGCCATACAGCCTTAGGTGGTGATGATCTGGATCGGTTAATTGTAAAGTGGGCAAAAAAAGAACTTAATATTGAAACATTCAATGATCAGGAATATGCACAGGTATTGTTTGCTGCACGTCGGGCAAAAGAAGCGTTAACAAATGCCGATTCGACCATGTTGACGATATTGGACCATACTTTACAGCTTGACCGCCCAACCTTTGAAAGCATTATTAAAGTTGCACTGGATAAAACGATTAGCGTCTGTAAACGTGTTTTGCGTGATGCTAAACTTGAATTATCGGATATTCAGAATGTTGTATTGGTTGGGGGATCTACTCGCTCTTATGCAGTCCAGCGTGCTGTTGCAGAAGTATTCAATCAGGAACCGCTTTGTACTATTAATCCAGATGAAGTTGTGGCAATTGGTGCAGCTATTACTGCGAACCAACTGATTGGTAATACTCAAGAAGGTTCATTATTGTTAGATGTTACACCATTATCGCTTGGTCTTGAAACCATGGGTGGACTGGTAGAACGTCTGATTGGGCGTAACACCCCCATTCCGGTAGCTCGCCGTCAAGAATTTACGACTTATCAAGATGGTCAGACTGCTATGCTGATTCATGTCGTGCAAGGTGAACGTGATCTAGTAGAACACTGCCGCAGTTTGGGACGTTTTGTATTACATGGTATTCCACCTATGACTGCCGGACAGGCCCGTATCGAGGTCACCTTTCAGGTGGATGCGGATGGTTTGCTAACAGTAAGTGCCAAAGAAACTACGTCTGGTGTAAATGCCAAAATTGATATTAAACCTTCTTATGGCCTTTCAGAAGCAGATACTGAACGTTTACTCCTTGAGGGTTTCAAATATGCTGAAGAAGATAAAGATTTACGGCACCTACAAGAAACCAAAGTAGAAGCACAACGTGAACTGGAAGCACTGGAGCAAGCATTAAAGGTTGATGCCGAGCTTTTATCCAAAGACCAGTTAACCGAACTTCAAGCTGCAAAAAATGCTTTAAAAGGCCAATTGGAGCAAAATGATATTCATTCAATTGAGCAGGCAGTTAAACAGCTCAAAGTCCATAGTGATACTTTCGCAGCCTTACGTATGAATCAGCATATTGATCATGCATTAAAAGGTACTAAACTTGATGATTGGTCAAACTCAAACTAG